Proteins from one Enterobacter bugandensis genomic window:
- a CDS encoding Ecr family regulatory small membrane protein: MGKTEIILTLIILLLIIFGLWFIFSGEIWFFVEYLENSLYPTIDAL, encoded by the coding sequence ATGGGAAAGACAGAAATAATACTCACCTTAATTATTTTATTGCTTATTATATTTGGCTTATGGTTTATTTTCAGCGGTGAGATTTGGTTTTTCGTTGAATATCTGGAAAACAGTCTCTACCCCACTATTGACGCACTGTAG
- a CDS encoding LysR family transcriptional regulator produces the protein MDKLESMRVYVCVVETHSFARAAEVLGLPRSTVSRVVKELETYLGIQLLQRTTRKLSVTAEGRRYYDESKRLLTDIATMESSFPGRSAQPRGRFKVGMPQSLARHCILPSLPEFLRQYPELELILCSSDNVEDIIQEGYDCVIRTGRIEDSTTLVARPLANFRWVVLASPGYIAACGKPENLDQLEKHYAVGYLNHRTGRTIDWFFTRDDGDCAIRMKETLIVDDTDAYIQAGIQGLGLIRVASYLAEPYLKSGALVRCMEDVSFDLPLSLVYPQNRFLPPSVRAFYDWSRAVLHQHSD, from the coding sequence ATGGATAAACTGGAATCAATGCGGGTATACGTTTGTGTGGTCGAGACCCACAGCTTCGCCAGGGCGGCAGAAGTGCTGGGGCTACCGCGCTCAACCGTATCGCGGGTCGTTAAGGAGCTGGAGACATACCTGGGCATTCAGCTTTTACAGCGCACCACCCGGAAACTCAGCGTGACCGCAGAAGGCCGACGTTACTATGACGAGAGCAAACGGCTGCTGACGGATATTGCGACAATGGAGTCTTCCTTTCCCGGCAGATCCGCGCAGCCAAGAGGCCGTTTTAAAGTCGGGATGCCGCAGTCTCTCGCCCGACATTGCATTCTTCCCAGTCTCCCTGAATTTCTCCGCCAGTATCCCGAACTGGAGCTGATACTCTGTTCCAGCGATAACGTGGAGGACATTATTCAGGAAGGGTATGACTGCGTGATCCGCACCGGGAGGATCGAAGATTCAACGACGCTGGTCGCGCGCCCTCTGGCGAACTTCAGATGGGTTGTTTTGGCTTCTCCGGGCTATATAGCCGCCTGTGGTAAGCCGGAAAATCTCGACCAACTGGAAAAGCATTACGCAGTCGGCTACCTGAACCACCGCACCGGGCGTACCATTGACTGGTTTTTTACGCGTGATGACGGCGATTGTGCAATCCGCATGAAGGAGACGCTGATCGTCGATGACACCGACGCCTATATCCAGGCCGGAATTCAAGGGCTCGGATTAATTCGCGTGGCCAGCTATCTGGCTGAGCCGTATCTGAAGAGCGGGGCGTTGGTTCGCTGTATGGAGGACGTCTCTTTCGATTTACCGCTTTCGCTTGTCTATCCACAAAACCGCTTTCTCCCGCCTTCGGTACGCGCCTTTTATGACTGGAGCAGAGCGGTGCTACACCAACATAGTGACTGA
- a CDS encoding aromatic alcohol reductase, translated as MKERGITTGEKVLVLGAGQLGAAVLEYLVPAVTQRDGAVSVIVSPGSRDRRGKLQSETHQKLADAGAKFISVDVAASTIDALKNHFADFDTVINCMGFVAGAGTQIKITRAVLEAGVKRYFPWQFGVNYDVVGKGSGQPVWDEQYDVRTLLREQNATEWVIVSTGMFTSFLFEPAFDVVNLSEKTINALGGWDTQVTVTSPADIGRLTTEIYLHQPRIVNEVIFVAGETTSYGKLAETVERVTGQTFTKDVLPLSALLGELRLKPDDTMTGYRTAFARGDGVWWPMKDTWNVQNNLPTQDIASWLKTVI; from the coding sequence ATGAAAGAACGTGGTATCACGACAGGCGAAAAAGTATTAGTGCTTGGTGCAGGACAATTGGGCGCTGCCGTGCTGGAGTATCTGGTTCCGGCAGTCACGCAGCGCGACGGCGCTGTCTCTGTTATCGTATCGCCCGGCTCCAGGGACAGACGGGGTAAGCTTCAGTCCGAAACGCATCAAAAACTGGCTGATGCAGGGGCCAAATTTATCTCTGTCGATGTCGCTGCCAGCACGATTGACGCGTTAAAAAACCACTTCGCGGATTTTGATACTGTTATCAACTGCATGGGGTTTGTCGCTGGCGCGGGAACACAGATAAAGATTACTCGCGCGGTACTGGAGGCTGGCGTTAAACGCTATTTTCCCTGGCAGTTTGGCGTGAATTACGATGTGGTAGGCAAAGGGAGCGGTCAGCCCGTCTGGGACGAGCAGTATGATGTCAGGACGCTACTGCGGGAACAGAACGCGACGGAATGGGTGATTGTTTCAACCGGCATGTTTACCAGTTTTCTCTTCGAACCGGCATTTGATGTGGTGAATTTATCCGAAAAAACCATTAATGCGCTCGGAGGATGGGACACACAGGTCACCGTGACATCACCTGCGGATATTGGCCGACTCACCACCGAAATTTATTTGCATCAGCCGCGGATCGTAAATGAAGTGATATTTGTCGCAGGTGAAACAACCTCATACGGAAAACTGGCAGAAACCGTTGAACGTGTGACCGGCCAAACGTTCACTAAAGACGTGTTACCCCTCTCTGCGTTACTGGGTGAGCTGCGTTTGAAACCGGATGATACGATGACAGGCTATCGCACGGCCTTCGCCAGGGGAGACGGTGTATGGTGGCCGATGAAAGATACCTGGAATGTACAGAATAACCTGCCGACCCAGGATATAGCGTCATGGCTAAAAACCGTCATTTGA
- a CDS encoding conjugal transfer nickase/helicase domain-containing protein encodes MVFSYLQNIFFAWLKAGSATRSLTLNAARSLAHLVDGKLFLVSPDIFKQYHKETRGDAGEKGHRRKKTFRNSNFSCAAWTVQYLELNYQKFGKHENPPGLPVEQRRNS; translated from the coding sequence ATGGTTTTTTCTTATCTGCAAAATATCTTTTTCGCCTGGCTCAAAGCCGGGAGCGCCACCCGCTCGTTAACACTGAATGCAGCTCGTTCACTGGCGCATCTTGTGGATGGTAAGCTGTTTCTGGTGTCACCGGACATTTTTAAGCAGTACCACAAAGAAACCCGCGGCGATGCGGGCGAAAAAGGGCACAGACGCAAAAAGACTTTCAGAAACTCAAACTTCTCCTGCGCGGCGTGGACGGTTCAATATCTGGAACTGAACTATCAAAAGTTCGGGAAGCACGAGAATCCTCCAGGGCTACCTGTTGAGCAACGCCGCAACAGCTGA
- a CDS encoding DUF6201 family protein gives MKKYSAVKVIICMTILFIWLVISPVAFFGKFNCAYEKISPDGEFKVVAYNVLPATPYAAYQSFICNDIFVVLYDKNGRYLGQSSPFHFSELDGVFADAVFFPGDIPGEESFSINGVNDYVEGYTIPVNNKRWWSQFISAFH, from the coding sequence ATGAAAAAGTACTCTGCTGTGAAAGTTATTATTTGCATGACGATATTATTTATATGGCTTGTTATTTCGCCCGTGGCTTTTTTTGGTAAATTTAATTGTGCTTATGAAAAAATAAGTCCAGACGGCGAATTTAAAGTGGTGGCTTACAATGTATTACCTGCAACGCCATATGCAGCATATCAGTCTTTTATATGTAATGATATATTTGTTGTTTTATATGATAAAAATGGCCGGTACCTGGGGCAAAGTTCACCATTTCACTTTTCAGAACTTGATGGTGTTTTTGCTGATGCCGTTTTTTTTCCGGGGGATATTCCTGGAGAAGAATCTTTTTCAATAAATGGTGTTAATGATTATGTTGAAGGGTATACAATTCCAGTTAATAACAAAAGATGGTGGAGTCAGTTTATTTCGGCATTCCATTAA
- a CDS encoding DUF6402 family protein, which produces MAVSSKTTTKEPEQQEKKVSVEFFHIDMIPDAMRNMGWEMAPKLMEHWFSISPAYSFDKSSKNEFLDSDARILSSSIVNDKVITMAWAIQFEQVAAGIQLLKKNWNTIKSRNVLRKRLVELGCDTKSFSTIGMTNDVKILDSTAQVNFQRIGNKTDTINDWYGAVGNANLKVCIRGSVISANEKLSVHVDALGFYLKDTYDFLDDDKFGIDIPECLGVWGKSRVLNKTETASYMTSYTSGGFGILVRQYSGFVPVFNSDFRKWQEKHGKGGDYIVFSDVLWVYPLDKDKVIDL; this is translated from the coding sequence ATGGCCGTTTCATCGAAAACCACGACAAAAGAACCGGAACAGCAGGAAAAGAAAGTCAGTGTGGAATTCTTCCATATTGATATGATCCCTGATGCGATGAGAAATATGGGGTGGGAGATGGCTCCTAAGCTAATGGAACATTGGTTTAGTATTTCTCCAGCTTATTCGTTTGATAAAAGTTCAAAGAATGAATTTCTTGACAGCGATGCAAGAATTCTGAGTTCTTCCATAGTAAATGATAAAGTAATCACAATGGCTTGGGCCATTCAATTTGAGCAGGTTGCTGCAGGTATTCAGTTACTTAAGAAAAACTGGAACACCATTAAATCAAGAAATGTGTTGAGGAAGCGTCTTGTTGAGCTTGGTTGCGACACTAAATCATTCAGTACAATAGGTATGACAAATGATGTCAAAATTTTGGATTCAACTGCCCAAGTAAATTTCCAGCGAATTGGTAATAAGACAGATACAATAAATGATTGGTATGGTGCTGTGGGAAACGCCAATTTGAAGGTGTGTATAAGAGGGAGTGTCATAAGCGCAAATGAGAAGTTATCGGTACATGTTGATGCTTTAGGTTTTTATCTTAAAGATACTTATGATTTTCTTGATGACGATAAATTTGGTATTGATATACCTGAGTGTCTTGGCGTATGGGGGAAGAGCAGAGTACTAAATAAGACTGAAACGGCTTCCTATATGACATCGTATACTTCTGGGGGATTTGGTATTTTAGTGCGGCAGTATTCTGGTTTTGTACCTGTATTTAATTCCGATTTTAGGAAGTGGCAAGAAAAACACGGGAAGGGTGGGGATTATATTGTTTTTTCTGATGTTTTATGGGTTTATCCATTGGATAAAGATAAAGTGATTGATTTATGA
- a CDS encoding type VI secretion system Vgr family protein, whose translation MNLYANIISVPDEALLQRSIRRSQRGNPRFLETLVSLYSLDITNSVVSPDVLRFRGHEALSEPFRWEIDFTTPQGNIAPEDVLMKYATLRMRSGKAVHGIITRLEWISTTADQSHYQLVLSSHLALLKRTRQCRIFQNLSVPEVVEQVLRGHGLEGPDFDFRLERAYPARELMTQWRETDLEFIQRILSEVGIFWRTEMDEARGLEVVIFVDSQLNYQFDVRLPYSEPSGLYDGAEESVWDVRTLHKVVPGMVSTRDYNYRTASTPIDATVSVRSDAVTTGEHYRYAQPYREAGDAADLEPETESGAFYARIHHERELNASARIHLESNAACLMPGQVLEPQGEVIRALREGVVITEVKYHAARDTRLHVSVDGMPYTERYCFRPAETQRPEVHGTLPARIESREKGDIYAHLDEQGRYRVRLDFDRDDAEQGFAYLWLRMAKPYTGDTYGWHTPLLDGTEVAIAYSNGDIDLPYISHALHDSEHPDHVTRDNHTRNVLRTPSNNKLRMEDKRGEEHIKLATEYGKTQLNTGHLVDAQEKPRGKGFELRTDEQGVIRVAKGLFITADGQQKAQGEVLDMETALREIDICLQQLQQLGVAAEQAQALKADVDSQIVMFEQRLKPLNETLLFSAPEGMAFTSGEHMQMTAAKNVAINAGGDISTGVMGNMTALAGEKIGLFARTGQLSLKDSEGPVEMQAQNGRMQLFAEKKLTLTSESDITFSGKKRITLIGGGSYLRLEAGKIEYGTMATYLRRTKRTMAAASDSLAQDQTKRPAPLPDLSCGSNAACFRISDALTGAEDMEFAYQVNTPTGSLQGRTGSALTHTVNSDTEENVVLDYVFQIRAGTR comes from the coding sequence ATGAACCTTTACGCAAATATTATCAGTGTGCCGGATGAGGCGTTGTTACAAAGAAGTATAAGAAGAAGTCAGAGAGGAAACCCTCGCTTTCTGGAGACTCTTGTTTCCCTCTATTCTCTTGATATTACTAACAGCGTTGTTAGTCCAGATGTCCTGCGCTTTCGCGGGCATGAAGCCCTGAGTGAGCCCTTTCGCTGGGAAATCGATTTCACCACGCCGCAGGGCAATATCGCCCCGGAAGACGTGCTGATGAAATACGCCACCCTGCGCATGCGCAGCGGCAAGGCGGTGCATGGCATCATCACCCGTCTGGAGTGGATTTCCACCACCGCCGACCAGTCGCATTATCAGCTGGTGCTGAGTTCACATCTGGCGCTGCTTAAACGCACTCGCCAGTGCCGCATCTTTCAGAACCTGTCCGTGCCGGAGGTGGTGGAGCAGGTCCTGCGCGGCCACGGGCTGGAAGGCCCGGATTTCGACTTCCGCCTGGAGCGAGCCTACCCGGCGCGGGAGCTGATGACCCAGTGGCGGGAGACGGACCTGGAATTTATCCAGCGCATTCTCTCCGAAGTCGGGATTTTCTGGCGCACGGAGATGGACGAGGCGCGCGGGCTGGAGGTGGTGATTTTCGTTGACAGCCAGCTTAACTATCAGTTTGACGTCCGCCTGCCGTACAGCGAGCCGTCCGGGCTGTATGACGGGGCGGAAGAGTCGGTGTGGGATGTGCGTACCCTGCACAAGGTGGTGCCGGGCATGGTCAGCACGCGGGATTACAACTACCGCACCGCCAGCACGCCGATAGATGCGACGGTGAGTGTGCGCAGTGATGCGGTGACCACCGGGGAGCATTACCGTTACGCCCAGCCGTACCGGGAAGCAGGGGATGCTGCTGACCTGGAACCGGAAACCGAGTCCGGCGCCTTTTATGCCCGTATTCACCATGAGCGCGAACTGAACGCGTCGGCCCGTATTCATCTTGAAAGTAACGCCGCCTGCCTGATGCCCGGCCAGGTGCTGGAGCCACAGGGCGAGGTGATTCGGGCGCTCAGGGAAGGTGTGGTGATTACGGAAGTGAAGTACCACGCCGCCCGTGACACCCGGCTGCATGTCTCCGTCGACGGGATGCCGTACACTGAGCGTTACTGCTTCCGCCCGGCTGAAACACAGCGCCCGGAGGTGCATGGCACCCTGCCCGCCCGTATTGAGAGCCGGGAGAAAGGCGATATCTACGCACACCTGGATGAGCAGGGCCGCTACCGCGTCCGGCTGGACTTTGACCGGGACGATGCTGAACAGGGATTTGCATATCTGTGGCTGAGGATGGCGAAGCCGTACACCGGTGATACTTACGGCTGGCACACGCCGCTTCTTGACGGCACTGAAGTGGCGATAGCCTACAGCAACGGCGACATTGACCTGCCGTATATCTCCCATGCCCTGCATGACTCTGAACACCCGGACCACGTCACCCGCGACAACCACACCCGCAACGTACTGCGCACGCCCTCGAACAACAAGCTGCGGATGGAGGATAAGCGCGGCGAAGAGCATATCAAGCTCGCCACGGAGTACGGCAAGACCCAGCTGAACACCGGGCACCTGGTGGACGCGCAGGAGAAACCCCGTGGCAAAGGATTTGAGCTCAGAACCGATGAACAGGGCGTGATTCGCGTGGCGAAGGGATTGTTTATCACCGCTGACGGGCAGCAGAAGGCACAGGGCGAGGTGCTGGATATGGAGACCGCGCTGCGGGAAATCGACATCTGCCTGCAGCAGCTTCAGCAGCTGGGGGTGGCGGCAGAGCAGGCGCAGGCCCTGAAAGCCGACGTCGACAGCCAGATAGTGATGTTTGAACAGCGGCTGAAGCCGCTGAACGAAACCCTGCTGTTTTCCGCGCCGGAAGGGATGGCGTTCACCAGCGGTGAGCATATGCAGATGACGGCTGCGAAGAATGTTGCCATTAACGCCGGGGGCGATATCAGCACCGGCGTCATGGGCAACATGACGGCGCTGGCGGGAGAAAAAATCGGGCTGTTTGCAAGAACAGGGCAACTGAGCCTGAAAGACAGCGAAGGCCCGGTGGAGATGCAGGCGCAGAACGGCAGGATGCAGCTGTTCGCAGAGAAGAAACTGACCCTGACCTCGGAAAGTGACATCACGTTTTCGGGGAAGAAGCGCATTACGCTCATTGGCGGGGGGAGTTACCTGCGGCTGGAGGCAGGGAAAATTGAGTACGGTACAATGGCGACGTACCTGCGGCGAACGAAAAGGACGATGGCGGCCGCGAGTGATTCACTGGCCCAGGACCAGACTAAAAGGCCTGCGCCATTGCCGGATTTGTCATGTGGATCAAACGCCGCCTGTTTCAGGATTTCAGATGCATTAACAGGGGCTGAAGATATGGAATTTGCTTATCAGGTTAACACACCCACGGGTTCGTTGCAGGGAAGAACTGGTTCAGCCCTGACGCATACAGTGAATTCGGACACAGAAGAAAATGTGGTCCTGGACTATGTTTTCCAGATTAGAGCGGGGACAAGGTAA
- a CDS encoding M91 family zinc metallopeptidase — translation MDSCIEREDDARIECRTTEGISRPFRKSRVAEGIFIEDVYHRPSFFDEVESALSTIAQGKSGKQLIKIIQKHTPTDKHILIRYGVSEANTGVLLTESQRERFGPATPVEEKKRAISLAVESGPGKNEGTSAEIIFDPDFSADIDKDGRSLPGRNPRKSWLVLCHELIHAMRMLKGTSTAYLGDKNDPKTGAGYEELRAVSLGKKKTPSENSVREEHNEPLRKYYQCAG, via the coding sequence ATGGACAGCTGCATTGAACGTGAAGACGATGCCCGGATTGAATGCAGAACTACTGAGGGCATATCGCGTCCCTTCAGGAAAAGTAGGGTTGCTGAAGGCATATTCATAGAGGATGTTTACCATCGGCCCTCTTTTTTTGACGAGGTTGAATCGGCACTCAGTACAATAGCTCAAGGGAAAAGCGGCAAGCAATTAATAAAAATTATCCAAAAGCATACTCCAACTGATAAACATATCTTAATTCGTTACGGAGTCAGTGAGGCTAATACGGGCGTTTTGTTGACCGAATCTCAGCGAGAAAGATTCGGGCCGGCAACGCCAGTTGAAGAAAAAAAGAGAGCGATATCTCTCGCAGTAGAATCTGGCCCTGGTAAAAACGAGGGAACCAGTGCTGAGATTATCTTCGATCCTGATTTTTCTGCTGATATAGACAAGGATGGACGCTCATTACCCGGTAGAAATCCTCGAAAATCATGGCTGGTATTGTGTCATGAACTCATACATGCCATGAGAATGTTAAAAGGAACTTCGACAGCCTACCTTGGTGATAAGAATGACCCTAAAACGGGGGCCGGATACGAAGAATTGAGAGCGGTAAGTCTGGGAAAGAAAAAAACACCCTCCGAGAATTCTGTCAGGGAAGAACATAATGAACCTTTACGCAAATATTATCAGTGTGCCGGATGA
- the tssJ gene encoding type VI secretion system lipoprotein TssJ, with product MTQVTRWWALTLITCALLTGCGLTQTVTDGTVSLTKSIFYKKIKTLHLDFTPRAAINADGAQTPLATMVRVYQLKDRKAVDAADYQTLLRNADTVLKDDMLVTKELLVMPKGCVTLNVPMDEDAQFVAVVGLFNRPDIQDNRWRLVLSREDLDPDKPRTIELGDGWLNLVPLKE from the coding sequence ATGACACAAGTCACCCGCTGGTGGGCGCTGACGCTTATCACCTGCGCCCTGCTGACAGGCTGTGGCCTGACCCAGACCGTGACGGACGGTACCGTCAGTCTCACAAAATCCATCTTTTATAAAAAGATCAAAACGCTGCATCTGGATTTCACTCCACGCGCCGCAATTAATGCTGACGGCGCCCAGACGCCGCTGGCCACCATGGTGCGGGTCTACCAGCTAAAGGACCGTAAGGCGGTGGATGCCGCGGATTACCAGACGCTGCTGCGCAACGCCGATACGGTGCTGAAGGACGATATGCTGGTCACAAAAGAGTTGCTGGTCATGCCCAAAGGTTGTGTAACGCTAAACGTGCCGATGGACGAGGACGCACAGTTCGTGGCGGTGGTGGGGCTGTTCAACCGCCCGGATATACAGGACAACCGCTGGCGTCTGGTGCTCTCGCGGGAAGACCTCGACCCGGATAAACCCCGCACCATCGAGCTGGGCGACGGCTGGCTGAATCTTGTTCCGTTAAAGGAGTAA
- the tssG gene encoding type VI secretion system baseplate subunit TssG, which translates to MAREPQPARTGLTLTLNQDIWQANFYRFCQLLEQESPDAPKLGATSHPGDDPVRFRPWPGMGFPVTELRTVETDEENPELPPTVRTTFLGMYGVDSPLPGAYLDDIAQRREGYEAVTSFLDIFSHRITTQYYRIWRKYAYPATFEAGGRDATSQCLLGLVGLGIPGTAERVATPVSRFLALLGTMRLPTRNAEGIRALVSLLAPHTRANITEPDPVTVHIENRSGLSAGNRVRLSQRATLGKSAKEACSRVRVTLVTDDADEAEGWLPGGQLHTDLLVLMRVYLGYRSDARLRLTVPVRLLPEPRLGNARRIQLGRTGLLGLRGGRLSDNRETLTVSLGCYEGLHWRMLPSAEDGHYRFD; encoded by the coding sequence ATGGCGCGAGAACCACAGCCAGCACGTACCGGGCTGACGTTAACCCTCAATCAGGACATCTGGCAGGCTAACTTTTATCGTTTCTGTCAGTTGCTGGAGCAGGAGTCTCCGGATGCGCCGAAACTGGGTGCGACCAGCCATCCCGGCGACGATCCGGTGCGCTTTCGTCCCTGGCCAGGGATGGGGTTCCCGGTTACCGAACTGCGGACGGTTGAGACCGATGAGGAAAATCCGGAGTTGCCCCCGACCGTGCGCACCACCTTTCTGGGGATGTACGGCGTGGATTCACCGCTGCCGGGCGCGTATCTGGATGACATCGCGCAGCGCAGGGAAGGGTATGAGGCGGTCACTTCATTTCTGGACATCTTCAGCCACCGCATCACCACACAGTATTACCGGATATGGCGCAAATATGCTTACCCGGCGACCTTTGAGGCCGGAGGGCGTGACGCGACATCACAGTGTCTGCTGGGGCTGGTAGGTCTGGGTATTCCGGGCACGGCGGAACGTGTGGCAACGCCCGTTTCCCGCTTTCTGGCGCTGCTCGGCACCATGCGGCTGCCCACCCGTAATGCGGAAGGTATCCGCGCACTGGTCAGCCTGCTGGCGCCGCATACGCGGGCCAACATCACTGAGCCTGACCCGGTCACGGTGCATATCGAAAACCGGAGCGGGCTGAGTGCAGGAAACCGCGTCCGTCTTTCACAACGGGCGACGCTTGGCAAGTCTGCGAAAGAAGCCTGTAGCAGGGTACGGGTGACACTTGTCACGGATGACGCTGACGAAGCCGAAGGCTGGCTTCCCGGCGGTCAGCTCCATACCGATTTACTGGTCCTGATGCGGGTTTATCTGGGCTACCGCAGCGATGCACGGCTGCGCCTTACTGTCCCGGTCCGGCTGCTGCCTGAGCCTCGGCTGGGCAATGCCCGACGCATTCAACTGGGGCGCACCGGTCTGCTCGGTCTCAGGGGCGGCAGACTCAGTGATAACCGGGAAACCCTGACGGTCAGCCTGGGCTGCTATGAAGGGCTGCACTGGCGGATGTTGCCGTCAGCTGAAGACGGCCATTACCGTTTCGATTAA
- the tssF gene encoding type VI secretion system baseplate subunit TssF yields MDDLTLRYYEAEMRYLREAGKEFSRAHPDRAAMLNLDKSGARDPYVERLFEGFAFLMGRLREKLDDDLPELTEGLVSLLWPHYMRTIPSLAIVEFSPDWRSLRQSETLAEGFSVLSRPVGPHKTACQYRTTRDVPLQPLHLTDVRLHTETDGRSAIRLRFECPEKVDWNKAGLEKVSIFLNAESPVSSALHLAMTRRVHAMYARHAGTRTERHKFDGWCRPMGFDDNDGLWKKSDTAFSGYQLLLEYFSFRQKFMFVELRGLDTIGLTTESTWFEIDIVLNEAWSPDLPFETDNFRLHCAPVINLFTLEADPLTLSPLENEYLLRPLRLQDGHTEIYSVDNIHGAVKLGKHQYVPFTSFRHRGGMMRHDAPERYYHTRVKRGASGLYDTWLILGGRSFELDQLSEKPESLSMRITGTNGQLPRKALESTLLDRVVKAGKVPVRVLNVTAPTMPLYPPANDRFHWRVMSHLGSNFLSMMDNPEVLRGTLALYDWTDDEMNRRRLEAIVAVKHTLIRRFEKGFMLRGVDIEITLNMDNFAGEGDVNLFGEMLHRFFALYADIHLFNQLTLVLQPTGKRLRWRENHSQHVPG; encoded by the coding sequence ATGGATGATTTAACCCTGCGCTACTATGAAGCCGAAATGCGCTATCTGCGTGAGGCCGGAAAAGAATTTTCGCGCGCACACCCGGACCGGGCGGCGATGCTCAATCTGGATAAATCCGGCGCCCGCGATCCCTACGTAGAGCGCCTGTTTGAAGGGTTTGCCTTCCTGATGGGCAGGCTGCGTGAAAAGCTTGATGACGATCTACCAGAACTGACCGAAGGGCTGGTCAGTCTGTTATGGCCGCACTACATGCGGACCATTCCGTCGCTTGCTATCGTTGAGTTTTCTCCGGACTGGCGCAGTCTCCGTCAGTCTGAAACACTGGCGGAAGGTTTTTCGGTTCTTTCGCGCCCGGTGGGGCCGCACAAAACCGCCTGCCAGTACCGCACCACGCGGGATGTGCCCTTACAACCCCTGCATCTTACCGATGTGCGTCTGCATACCGAAACGGACGGGCGTTCGGCCATTCGCCTGCGTTTTGAGTGCCCGGAAAAAGTGGACTGGAATAAGGCCGGGCTGGAGAAAGTCAGTATTTTTCTGAATGCCGAAAGCCCGGTCAGTTCAGCACTGCATCTGGCGATGACCCGCCGGGTACATGCGATGTATGCCCGTCACGCCGGAACCCGCACCGAGCGTCATAAATTTGATGGCTGGTGCAGGCCGATGGGCTTCGATGACAATGACGGTCTGTGGAAGAAAAGCGATACGGCCTTCAGCGGCTATCAGTTGCTGCTGGAATACTTCAGCTTCCGTCAGAAGTTTATGTTTGTGGAGTTGCGCGGTCTTGACACTATTGGACTGACTACTGAGAGCACCTGGTTTGAAATCGACATTGTGCTCAATGAAGCATGGTCACCCGATCTGCCGTTTGAGACGGACAATTTCCGCCTGCACTGTGCGCCGGTGATCAACCTCTTTACGCTTGAGGCGGACCCGCTGACGCTCAGTCCGCTGGAGAATGAGTATCTGCTGCGGCCGCTGCGCCTCCAGGACGGGCACACCGAGATTTACAGCGTGGATAACATCCACGGCGCGGTAAAACTCGGTAAGCACCAGTATGTCCCGTTCACCAGTTTCCGGCACCGGGGCGGCATGATGCGCCACGATGCCCCGGAGCGCTATTACCACACGCGGGTTAAGCGCGGCGCATCCGGTCTCTATGACACCTGGCTTATTCTCGGCGGACGTTCATTCGAACTGGATCAGCTTTCCGAAAAACCGGAATCGCTGTCGATGCGGATCACCGGCACCAACGGCCAGCTCCCGCGTAAGGCACTGGAGAGTACCCTGCTGGACAGGGTCGTCAAAGCTGGCAAAGTCCCGGTCAGGGTACTGAACGTCACGGCCCCCACCATGCCCCTGTATCCACCGGCCAACGACCGGTTCCACTGGCGGGTAATGAGCCATCTTGGCTCAAACTTCCTCAGCATGATGGATAACCCGGAGGTATTGCGCGGGACGCTGGCGCTGTATGACTGGACCGACGATGAGATGAATCGCCGTCGCCTTGAGGCCATCGTTGCGGTGAAGCACACGTTGATTCGCCGCTTTGAGAAAGGCTTTATGCTGCGCGGTGTGGATATTGAGATCACGCTGAATATGGACAACTTTGCAGGCGAGGGGGATGTGAACCTGTTCGGCGAGATGCTGCACCGTTTCTTCGCGCTGTATGCGGATATTCACCTTTTTAACCAGCTCACGCTGGTACTGCAACCGACAGGGAAACGACTGAGATGGCGCGAGAACCACAGCCAGCACGTACCGGGCTGA